The region GTTATCATGCATCGACTTCCGCTGCAGGAGCGACGCCCTGATGCCCCCCACTCCGGTTGACGCCGCTGCGCCATTTCATATCGTCCTGAACGTCGCCTCCGGCAGCAATGATGCGGGAGCCACGCGCAACACGATCGAGACCATCCTGGCCAGCGCGAACCGTGAGCACCACGTGCGCCTGGTCGAGCGGCCCGAGCAGCTTGATCTGGTCGCCCGGCAGACCGTTGCTGAAGCGCGCTTGCGCAGCGGCGTGGTGGTCGTGGCCGGTGGCGACGGCACGATCCGCACGGTCGCGCAGGCGACACTCGGCAGCGGGTGCCTGTTCGGCGTGCTTCCGCAAGGCACCTTCAACTATTTCGGTCGGACCCACGGTATCCCGTCCGACACCGCCGATGCGACAGAGCTGCTGCTGTCGGCACGTGCGCATCCGGTGCAGGTCGGTCTGGTCAACGACCGCGTCTTCCTGGTCAATGCCAGTCTCGGCCTCTACCCCGAACTGCTCGAGGATCGCGAAATCTACGCGCGGAAGTTCGGCCGCAGTCGGCTCGTCGCGCTGTGGTCGGCGCTGTCGACGCTGCTGCACGAGCATCGGCCGTTGCGGTTGCTGATGGAGGACGAGGACAAGACACGCCCGATGCGCACCCCAACGCTGTTCGTCAGTAACAGCCGGCTGCAGCTCGAACAGATCGGCATTCCACAAGCGCCGGAACTGGAACACGGTTTGCTCGTCGCGTTGACGGTGCGACCGGTCAGCATGCTGACACAATATTGGTTGATGGTGCGCGGCGCGCTCGGCCAGCTCGGCACGGCCGACGACGTGATCAGCTTTGCCTTCCAGCGTATCGTGGTCACGTCCGCAACGCGCCGTCGCGCGCGCGGCGTGAAGGTGGCGACCGACGGCGAAATCGTCTGGCTGCAACCGC is a window of Paraburkholderia sp. IMGN_8 DNA encoding:
- a CDS encoding diacylglycerol kinase family protein, producing the protein MTDLPETSNNQTMRCAQDGAMTTVRQMRRHQIGRRTDSRVALVRRKTEPRVTGGPHGLSCIDFRCRSDALMPPTPVDAAAPFHIVLNVASGSNDAGATRNTIETILASANREHHVRLVERPEQLDLVARQTVAEARLRSGVVVVAGGDGTIRTVAQATLGSGCLFGVLPQGTFNYFGRTHGIPSDTADATELLLSARAHPVQVGLVNDRVFLVNASLGLYPELLEDREIYARKFGRSRLVALWSALSTLLHEHRPLRLLMEDEDKTRPMRTPTLFVSNSRLQLEQIGIPQAPELEHGLLVALTVRPVSMLTQYWLMVRGALGQLGTADDVISFAFQRIVVTSATRRRARGVKVATDGEIVWLQPPLEFRVAAEPLYLLKPEPELRCAPSLSDPS